In Paenibacillus guangzhouensis, a single window of DNA contains:
- a CDS encoding aspartate kinase codes for MALFVMKFGGSSVGDTERMKRVARRIVEKKEAGNRCVIVVSAMGDTTDDLIDQSKLLNPNPPAREMDMLLTTGEQISVALLSMTIHQLGHEAVSFTGWQAGFRTEAVHGKARITDIQPDRIHTALDEGKIVVVAGFQGMTDEGEITTLGRGGSDTTAVALAAAIQADVCEIYTDVNGIYSTDPRVVKCARKLDEISYDEMLELANLGAAVLHPRAVEYAKHNNVCLVVRSSFTDNEGTVVKEETVMEQGVVVSGIAFDKNVARISILGVQDLPGVLAQVFTALAKAGINVDIIVQSGVKNGTADFSFTVNLDDCERAIEVIHGIRDEVPYDHVTSETNLVKVSIVGAGMVSNPGVAAKMFEVISQQGVSIKMVSTSEIKTSCVVDSEKLHDIVRALHTAYGLDTAEQAVVGGPQVRR; via the coding sequence TTGGCTTTATTCGTCATGAAATTTGGGGGTAGCTCTGTTGGGGACACAGAGCGAATGAAGCGCGTTGCTAGACGAATTGTAGAGAAAAAAGAAGCTGGAAACCGCTGTGTCATTGTTGTATCCGCAATGGGAGACACCACGGATGATCTGATCGATCAATCCAAACTGCTTAATCCGAATCCACCAGCGCGTGAGATGGATATGTTGCTCACGACTGGCGAACAGATCTCTGTTGCGCTATTGTCCATGACGATTCATCAGTTAGGGCATGAGGCCGTTTCTTTCACGGGTTGGCAGGCAGGATTTCGGACAGAGGCTGTACACGGAAAAGCACGAATTACAGATATTCAGCCAGATCGTATCCATACTGCGCTCGACGAAGGGAAAATTGTCGTTGTTGCAGGCTTCCAAGGGATGACGGATGAAGGCGAGATTACGACGCTTGGACGCGGTGGATCAGATACGACAGCCGTTGCGCTCGCAGCTGCCATTCAGGCAGATGTCTGTGAGATCTATACGGATGTGAACGGCATCTATTCGACAGATCCGCGCGTTGTAAAATGCGCTCGTAAATTGGATGAGATCTCGTATGATGAAATGCTCGAATTAGCGAATCTTGGTGCTGCGGTACTTCACCCGCGTGCCGTTGAATATGCAAAGCATAACAATGTATGTCTAGTGGTAAGATCTAGCTTTACAGATAATGAAGGTACGGTCGTGAAGGAGGAGACAGTCATGGAGCAGGGCGTAGTCGTTAGCGGAATTGCATTTGATAAGAACGTGGCAAGAATCAGTATTCTTGGTGTGCAGGATTTACCGGGGGTATTGGCGCAAGTATTCACAGCGCTTGCCAAAGCGGGAATTAACGTAGATATTATCGTACAGAGCGGAGTTAAGAACGGAACAGCCGACTTCTCCTTCACCGTTAACTTGGATGATTGCGAGCGTGCAATTGAGGTCATTCATGGCATTCGTGACGAAGTCCCTTACGATCATGTGACATCCGAGACGAACCTTGTGAAGGTCTCGATCGTTGGTGCCGGCATGGTCAGCAACCCAGGTGTGGCAGCGAAAATGTTCGAAGTCATCTCTCAACAAGGCGTAAGCATTAAGATGGTAAGTACATCGGAGATTAAGACGTCTTGCGTTGTTGATAGCGAGAAATTGCATGACATCGTCCGCGCTTTGCATACCGCATATGGTCTGGACACAGCAGAACAGGCCGTTGTTGGCGGCCCGCAAGTTCGTCGTTAA
- a CDS encoding 3-dehydroquinate dehydratase, with protein sequence MTKQLINFQNKTIPVFYTSMNKKTLTALLTALDSKMKNGKKAIKKCLDTLISIEIIGCEAILHSKRESDTLALSLF encoded by the coding sequence ATGACAAAACAACTTATCAACTTTCAGAATAAAACAATTCCTGTATTTTACACTTCGATGAATAAAAAAACATTAACAGCACTTTTAACAGCCCTTGATTCTAAAATGAAAAATGGTAAAAAAGCGATCAAGAAATGCTTGGATACCTTAATCAGCATTGAAATTATCGGCTGCGAAGCCATTCTTCATTCGAAGCGTGAATCCGATACGTTGGCATTATCCCTATTCTAG
- the efp gene encoding elongation factor P, whose translation MISVNDFKTGLTVEVEGDIFTVLDFQHVKPGKGAAFVRSKLKNLRNGNTVERTFRAGETIGRAQIDNRDVQYLYNSGTEYTFMDNETYDQFSLTAEQLEWELNFLVENMNVKIVSYKGEILGVNLPTTVELKVTETEPGVKGNTAQGATKNAKLETGHNVQVPLFINEGDVLIIDTREGKYSSRA comes from the coding sequence GTGATTTCAGTAAACGATTTTAAGACAGGATTGACCGTAGAAGTAGAAGGCGATATCTTCACCGTACTTGATTTCCAACACGTTAAACCAGGTAAAGGCGCAGCTTTCGTACGTTCGAAATTGAAGAACCTTCGCAACGGGAATACCGTTGAGCGTACATTCCGTGCAGGTGAGACGATTGGTCGTGCGCAAATCGACAACCGTGACGTTCAATACTTATATAACAGCGGCACAGAATATACATTTATGGACAACGAGACTTACGATCAATTCAGCCTGACAGCAGAACAGTTGGAATGGGAATTGAACTTCTTAGTCGAGAACATGAACGTTAAAATCGTCAGCTATAAAGGTGAAATTCTTGGAGTTAACTTGCCGACAACGGTTGAGCTTAAAGTTACTGAGACGGAGCCAGGCGTAAAAGGTAATACAGCACAAGGCGCAACGAAGAACGCGAAGCTCGAAACAGGTCATAACGTTCAAGTGCCTCTATTCATTAATGAAGGCGATGTACTTATCATCGATACACGTGAAGGTAAATACAGCTCCCGCGCATAA